CTTCACGATGGCATCGAGGCTGGCGGCGTCAATTTCGCCATCAGGTGGAAGCTGGCTTTGGAACCAGCGCAGCACCCTGCGGGAATCTTCAGATTGGAGAAAGGCCCCGTCATCAGGACCCAGTTCTGCCGGGCAAAGGAACATTTTAGCGTATTGGGCGATTTCCGGCAGCAGGGTGCAGCGTTCCCGCGCGGCAGCAACGATTCTGGAAAGGGTGAGGCTGTCCGGAAGGGGCAGCTTTTCCTCTTCGAACCAGGGCAGGGAACTCTCCACCACTTCCTCCAGAGGCAGGTTGCGCAAATACCAGCCGTTCATCCAGTCCAGTTTGGTGAGGTCGAAAACGGCCCCGGATTTGCTCACCCGTTCGAGGGTGAATTCCTCGCAAAGCTCTTTCAGGCTGTAGGTTTCCCGGTCATCAGCTCCGTGCCAGCCCAGCAGGGCCACGAAATTGATCAGGGCCTCTTTCAGATAGCCTTTCTGCAGGTAGCTCTCCACCGAAACGTCGTTCATGCGCTTGGAAAGCTTGCTGCGGTCGGGATTGAGGATGAGGGGCAGATGCACCCAGCGCGGGGCTTTCCAGCCCAGGCATTCGTAAAGCCAGATGTGCTTGGGCGTGCTTGAGAGCCATTCCTCGCCGCGGATGACGTGGGAAATTTGCATGTAATGGTCGTCCACCACCGCTGCCAGATGGTAGGTGGGGAAGCCGTCGGATTTGACTAGAACCTGGTCGTCGGACTGGGCGGCATCCATTTCCACGTCCCCCCGGATGATGTCGTTGAAGCTGAAAACCCGGTTGTCAGGCATTTTCAGGCGAACGACGTGGGGTTCATTATTGGCCAGGCGGGCCTTCACCTCCTCTTCGGAAAGGGACAGGCAGCGGCGGTCGTATTTCACGAATTCGCCTTTGCGCTGCTGCTCTTCGCGCATTTGGGCAAGGGTTTCCGGAGTGCAGAAACAGCGGTAGGCGTGGCCGGAATCCAGCAGCCTCTGCGCCTCCCTGTGATAGAGTTCCAAGCGTTCGCTCTGCACGTAGGGGCCAAAATCCCCGCCGATGCCGGGACCTTCGTCTATCTCTATGCCCAGGCGGTCCAGGGACGCGATGAGGTTTTCCACCGCGCCTTCCACCAGGCGGTTGCGGTCGGTGTCCTCGATGCGGAGGATGAAGGTTCCGCCGCTGTGGCGTGCGAAAAGGTAATCGTAAAGGGCGGTGCGGAGGCCACCGATGTGTAAAAATCCGGTGGGGCTGGGCGCGAAACGGACGCGGACGGGATTCATGGTCTATCCTTTGTGGGTTTTGAATTTGGCCAGGTGGCTGTGGTGGATGACGCGGTAATGCGGTTTGTAGAGATATCGGTAATCATCTGAATGCGGAGGGATTAGCCCCGTTTCGAGGCATTGTTCGATCAGGGCCCGTTCAGTGAAAGTGGGGAAGATGAACTCACAAACCAACGGCTGGACTTGTTTCCAGATGCTTTGCCAGTCCTGAAGCGTAAAAACACCCTCCAGCCTGGACGCCAGGATGCTCTGGGTAAGCAGTTCCACCTGTTCCGGCTTCACTTTTTGCATGGCATCGCGGATCAGTTGGTCACGAAGCAGGTTGGAGGTTTTTGACCCGGAAATATCACGAAATACGGTGAGGGCGACAAGATTGAGCCGGACGAAGCCTTTTCCGCAGCCAATATCCTGGCTGGGGCCGCAGTTTTGGGTTTGGATGGCGGCCATTTCCTCCCTGATGTCGGTGGCGATGGCCACAGGGTCAGGAACGATGTGGGTTGGACCGTAATAAGCCTGGTGCAGAAGCTTGTAGAGGTCGCCGTAGCGGGACTTGGGATGTTCCGCAAGTTCGGCTATGATGATCTTGCGCAGTTGGGAGGCGCTGAAATCAGGTTTGGCAGGCTGCATAGGCCATTTCTCCGGAGCGGAAGATAAATGTGGCGCGGACATCCGGCCAGTTTAAAGCTTGGGTGAAATCGGCATTCATAACGCTCAGATCGGCGCAAAAACCCTCCGCTATCCTGCCTCGGACATTTTCATCGTGGTTCAGCCAGGCGTTGTTTTTTGTGTAGATGCCGATCGCTTCGGCGGGGGAGAGGCGTTCAGTGGGGTTGTGGTGATGGATCAAGGCATGAAGCGACATGGCGATGTTCAGGTCCGTTACATACCAGTCGCTGGAGCCGCAGACCCGGATTCCTTTGCCTGCAATGGTTCTGAAGCGGTTCATGCTTTGGTGCCTGTTCCCCAAACGCTGTGCGTAGAGGCCATCCGGACCGCCCCAGAGCATGTCAAA
The Candidatus Cloacimonadota bacterium DNA segment above includes these coding regions:
- a CDS encoding glutamate--tRNA ligase, with the translated sequence MNPVRVRFAPSPTGFLHIGGLRTALYDYLFARHSGGTFILRIEDTDRNRLVEGAVENLIASLDRLGIEIDEGPGIGGDFGPYVQSERLELYHREAQRLLDSGHAYRCFCTPETLAQMREEQQRKGEFVKYDRRCLSLSEEEVKARLANNEPHVVRLKMPDNRVFSFNDIIRGDVEMDAAQSDDQVLVKSDGFPTYHLAAVVDDHYMQISHVIRGEEWLSSTPKHIWLYECLGWKAPRWVHLPLILNPDRSKLSKRMNDVSVESYLQKGYLKEALINFVALLGWHGADDRETYSLKELCEEFTLERVSKSGAVFDLTKLDWMNGWYLRNLPLEEVVESSLPWFEEEKLPLPDSLTLSRIVAAARERCTLLPEIAQYAKMFLCPAELGPDDGAFLQSEDSRRVLRWFQSQLPPDGEIDAASLDAIVK